In a single window of the Actinomycetota bacterium genome:
- a CDS encoding ABC transporter permease, whose product MLKYIGKRTLQNVLVFFVFLTATFFLLQAQPGDISDQFLSNPKIPPEARQQYAERLGLTGSAWDQYVRYMQNFVTGNLGVSFSEYPREVSDILKERIPRTVALFVFATLLSFWMGFKSGKILAWRRGKRGENLITVTGVFFQTVFYPWFALLMIRTFSFDFKLFPGGKFLTVEKWLDKPDTFNANYVFNRMLLTVALLGTALVITEMIGRRRHNRIVGRRVIWAGRIVFIGATVIWWMTVWSVLLPYALDIGDHLILPTITLSLIGFGGTMLLTRASMLETLREDYILTARAKGLSTKVIRDKHAARNALLPVTTSLVIGLAFLIGGGVITEEVFSWPGMGRTLLTAALAEDIPLVIGAFTFIAILALLAHMVVDILYMFLDPRIRVGG is encoded by the coding sequence TTGCTGAAGTACATCGGGAAGCGCACGCTCCAGAACGTGCTCGTCTTCTTCGTCTTCCTCACTGCAACCTTCTTCCTCTTGCAGGCACAGCCCGGTGATATCAGCGACCAGTTCCTCTCCAATCCGAAGATCCCACCGGAGGCGCGCCAGCAGTACGCGGAACGTCTCGGCCTCACCGGATCGGCGTGGGACCAATACGTCCGCTACATGCAGAACTTCGTGACCGGAAACCTCGGTGTTTCCTTCTCCGAATACCCCCGGGAAGTCTCGGACATCCTCAAGGAACGCATTCCCCGCACCGTCGCACTCTTCGTCTTCGCGACACTCCTCTCGTTCTGGATGGGTTTCAAATCCGGCAAGATCCTCGCCTGGCGGAGGGGGAAGCGGGGAGAGAACCTGATAACGGTCACGGGCGTCTTCTTTCAGACCGTGTTCTATCCGTGGTTCGCTCTCCTGATGATCCGAACGTTCTCCTTCGACTTCAAGCTCTTTCCGGGCGGCAAGTTCCTCACGGTCGAGAAATGGCTGGACAAACCGGATACATTCAATGCCAACTATGTCTTCAACAGGATGTTGCTGACCGTCGCCCTGCTCGGCACTGCGCTCGTCATCACCGAGATGATCGGGAGGAGAAGGCACAACCGGATCGTCGGGAGGCGGGTGATCTGGGCGGGCAGAATCGTCTTCATAGGTGCGACGGTCATCTGGTGGATGACCGTGTGGAGCGTACTGCTGCCGTACGCCCTCGACATCGGCGATCATCTGATCCTGCCGACGATCACCCTGTCGCTCATCGGATTCGGTGGGACGATGCTGCTGACGAGAGCTTCGATGCTCGAAACGCTGCGTGAGGACTACATCCTGACGGCCAGAGCGAAAGGTCTGTCGACGAAGGTGATCCGCGACAAGCACGCTGCCAGAAACGCCTTACTCCCGGTAACGACCTCTCTCGTGATCGGACTTGCGTTTCTGATCGGTGGGGGCGTGATCACCGAAGAAGTCTTCTCCTGGCCCGGCATGGGGCGGACACTGCTGACCGCTGCGCTTGCCGAAGACATCCCGCTCGTCATCGGAGCGTTCACGTTCATCGCGATCCTTGCGCTGCTCGCTCACATGGTGGTCGACATCCTGTACATGTTCCTCGATCCACGGATTCGAGTCGGAGGTTGA